Part of the Periophthalmus magnuspinnatus isolate fPerMag1 chromosome 23, fPerMag1.2.pri, whole genome shotgun sequence genome, CTTGCACTACTTTACACGTTCCAAATGCTGACAAACAGATCATAACTGCAGTACAGGGTCACATTTAACAAGTTTTGATCCTGATATTACTTTTACTGTGATGTTACAAACCTGCAAGTCCCCACGGCTTTAACACTGCAACTGGCAACTGGCCAAAAAGCTTTAAGTTTGTATTCATTTCTGATCGTTCATTTCTTTTGAATTTGTCAGTCAAGTCAAGTACTGCTGTTGCCAAACTGCCAGAGTCAGACTAAACAAGCTGAGACCTCATTAAATGGTACTTGCCGACATCATAAAAGTCTCCTCTAGACATTTTCTTTCTCCGTCACTAATGGTGAAATTGCGTCTAATCCTCCGGTCACTTTTACCCTCTTTATCGAGAAACGAGGCCCTGGCTTTGGCCCGGAGAGCGTCAACCGTCAGATTATAGAACATCTCTgttacacaaaacacaaaaatacacattagaaacacaaagacaaaatgacAGTGATCCTGTTCTGTCACTCACCATTGTCCACTTTGTTGTCCTTGTTATCAGATTTGATTGTGTAGACAAAACACACTTGTGTTTTTACACACACTGATTTGCGACCGTTATGTTCACATTGATACTGAGCTTGCTGAAGTCGAATTTTaggagggtcaaaggtcatgttgGCATGAAGCTCTGCCACATCTCTGGACCTGTCAATTTTCAATAAACTTGTCAACATGGTGCAGACTCACTTAACTTTATCCAGGCGCACAAAACTACACTACATCTCCATTTTCCCACAGTCATGAGGAGTGGGTGTATTTAATGTAtatctttttctctcaaatagtGAGATTCACAATCACACACTTGCAATTTCTTGCCAAATGCATTTCAGCTCTAAGCCTCATGGGAGATGCAGTTTTCACACAGCTTTGGCAAGAAGAGTCTGTGGGAGAGGGGAGGCCTGGGACTCTAAATCACAACATGTGGGCTGATGTTTGAAAACTTTGTGGGCTGATGTCTTGAGGTCTGTCTCCAACAATCTAGCAAAGGCTTTAAGGGAGCGATCATTAGGAAGCTGTTCCTCTCCAGCCTACAAGCCCAAAGGGACAGGAACAGCTGTCCAAACCCAACTTGGACAATGGAAAACCGGATGCTTAATATTCCGTTTTTTCACTAAAGGAATGTACTATTTTGGgagtaaatgtattttactgtgaTGTTACTCACCAGAACAGAGACACTCCCCCAAGGCCTCCAATGGTAACATCAGTGATTCCATCTCCATTAAGATCCATGACTCCATGAATAGACTGACCAAAAAACTTGATTTTGTCACCATCTCCGCCTGCAGGAATTCTCTGAAAGACCACAAATACTTAAAGCATATTCATCTTATTATATTTGACTCTTATTCTGACCCTTACCTGAACATATTTCTCCTTCAGCGTGGCCCCCTCACCATGATAAATATACACAGCCCCTTTGTGGTCATTTTCTAGAGGTGCCCCAATGGCTACATCATTAAATCCATCCAAGTTGAGATCTGATACTGCGGCAATGGCCGTACCAAATCGAGCCCCGCAAGGTTCATTTTTATTGGTGCAAGCGTCTGAGTGGGCAGTACAACATGACTGATTTATGGGTTTTAAAGTGAATTCATACTCAAAGCGGCCATCCTGTTATTGAGCAAAGAGAAAACATGAGCGACCTCATTTATAACATTACAAACATTATTCAATTATTCAGAATTACCTCATTGATCTTGTAAACATACACTTGACCCTGCTCGTCTTTTTCACTGCCCATGTACATTGGAGCTCCAACTAACAGAAGATCAGTGAAGGAGTCTTTGTCTACATCCACTGTCTGTAGGACGCTGCCAAAATACGACCCAATCTGTTGAGCAAAAATGATTCAATCATCACTTAGAGGTTACAACAAGGGAGAAGGAGCTGATTGTGTGGGGCTCAGGAAGTACACCaagtgtaaaacaataaaacaagtaaATATGAGTAAACTTGCATGTAAGCCAAGTATTTCTCGACTTGACCTTGGAAAGATAGAAGCCAAATGGAAGTTTGAAGATTTATTGGCTGTGCTACAAGATAGTTAGTTATGCTACTGAAGACATTTGGACAATGTTGATGAGGCGATTGTATGGAAACCCTGGGAGAACTCTTTTATTACCTATAAAATgaatacaacaataacaacacttcagtaacacaaaaaacaaaacacagttctGTCATGTTGCTGACCTGTTCTCCCCTGAGGATCTGTGAGACGTCAATGTTATTGTCCATATCCAAACGGTATATGACAACCCGCCCCGTGTGGTTGTAGCGAGGGGCTCCAGTGATGTAGAGGACACCATCAGGGGTGGAGGCTGACTGGACATCATACCCTAAGGACAAAGAAATCAACATGTGCAAATGTGTGTTCAGTTTCTGCGCAtgaaaagtgttttgagtgttttCCACCTTTGGATGAAAACTGGGATAGGCCTGAGTTTAAATACACAGCAGTGACATGTTGATAAAGATAATTTTGCTGTAAATGTTTTATAGCTCTCCAAAAGTTTCAGTCTCTTATGAGTGAATGAGAACATCACATTATATTTCTAATTTAATGGAAGATTTAGCTGGTCATCTCACTTTTTTGCTTTAGAAATGTCTGAGAATTTCGAGCTGGAGTTCAGAGTTGAGCCTACCGATGTATCCAGCCAGCTGCTCATATCCTGCCTCGGTCTCTGCGTTGTAGAAACTATTTTTCCCGGGAACTATGGATCCTTTAGAAGTTTGCATCACAACTGTCCCGTTCCAGTCATAGGCTCCGACCGCACCGAGCAGCACACCGTCCTGTGGGGGTTACACATACACAACAGAGAGCACAATCACACATTTTGAACTGAAACTACAATAACCGCTGAAGTAATAAGATACGAAACACACAATTTAACCAAaatatttgtcattattatcTACACGGAAGAGGAGGGGCACAGAGGATATGACATTGTTCATTAGTCAAAGTAAATTGCGTGGAGTTACTTCCTCTGTTGTAGTAGATTTATTGTGTTGTGTCTAGTGTTGAATGAGTGTAGCAGTAGCTGTAACTCAACAATAGCTTCCAAACATGAATCAGGGGCAGGAAGTGTGTCTAAACAAGCATGTGATTCAACCTCTGCTCCCGTGTGTCTGTTTCCATCACTGAACCTCTCATGCCACTAGACCAgtgcacagcagcagcacagggaGCCTCTCTGTCTACAAACGAGCGAAATGAATCACCAAGGGCCCAATACGGACCAGAGATAATAATGTGGTGTTCTGTCTGCACCAGAGAATTATCCAAAGCAACTTTCTCACCAGTGGATCTATATGATGTAAGTATCACATCCATAAATGAACAATTAAATATTCCCTTCACAcaaatgtacagagacatttgCTGCTCGGCTTTGATGAAGTGCTGCAGTGTAGATAATGCTATGTTTATATTTCCTGTAAAAACTGGAGGCTCTAAAATACAACCTGAAAGTCTCACCTTGAAATAACATTCAAGCTAAGAAATACTGAATTTCTCTTAAGAATGCAGTAAGAAAGTTGTATGTCTTGCCTGGGTAGTACAGTATGTGTTCACTTCACGTCACTTACTTTAGACGTGTGAGCGCTGAAGCCAGTTTGagacatctccatctcaaaggaGGAGGTGAAATTGCCAGTTGTAGCTGAAGAATGAGGTGAACATACATGAGCATTATTACAACATAGTTTAGATTATAAACATGAGCATTATTACAACATAGTTAAGGTTATAAACATGAGCATTATTACAACATAGTTTAGATTATAAACATGAGCATTATTACAACATAGTTAAGgttataaatatgtatttgtatgtaccCTCCAATGCAAATATCCTGCTTCCCAGAGCGTCCACGATGCTCAGAAGAGCAAACTCATCTGATACATTGAAGAAATGGTCATGTAATGGTTCACTAGAGATTGATTCAATTTCCTTAATAAACTTCTGTACTTCTTCTGAACTTTTGTTCTGTCGATTGTAGTCTCCCAGCACCTACACAGACAATCAAATTACTATAAAAGGTTGTACTATTGAGCAATAAGTCTTCATTTTAGAAAGTGGCTTTACAATTGGATAAACTAACAAGATTTAGATTGTACTTACAGCGATGCCAAACCTCTCGATGTCGTCGTCTTGACAGTCTGCGATCACCGTCTTCATGTTGTAGAAGTCATGTGACTCTCCGTCCGTCACAGTCACCATGACTTTCTTAACTCCAGGTCGAGCCCCGCGCTCGGGCATAAACGCCTCCTTCCTAACAGGTacagcagtttttgttttagtctcttattattgttatttggCTAAAGAGTATTTGAATTTCTAATCGATCTATTTTAAATCTGCCTTTTTTCTAATGCTGCTTTTTTCTGCTGttgaaaaaaaactgttttgcaAATGTTGGATCAAAGTTTTTTTAAGAATATGTTATAATATGTTCATAATTATATTCATTTGCTCTTTGTTAATGGGAGTAAATACTAAGAAATTGTGTTTATAGCACTAACTCTTACTACCACAACCCTTTTAAAAGCCTCCCTCGCCTAAAAGCCGACCCAACAGCCTGACCACAAAGAGGTGTGTTAAACTGTTGGTTAGGGTTTTAAACATACCAAGTGGAGTAACACAGTCTGGCGTTAATTACCTGGCCGTGTCAATACCCAGAAAAGTCATGGTCTTGAAGCCTGTTTGCTGAGGAAGCTCTTTGACAAAGTCCACCAGGTCTGCAGTGTTGTCAAACTGACTCAGGTTGACGTTGTGAGTCACTGTCTCACCATAAGACACAATGCCcacctgcaaaaacacacaattttatCCTTATTattaaacagaacaaaattaGAAATGTCATTGACTTTTCCGTTTCTCCCTCGTGTCGATGCTTCACGGTCCACGCCTGTTCTGACATTGTGCAGAGGATGTGGGTGCGTCTGTTGGGATATGTATAAATGTACTTAACAAAGTGCGCAGAGCGACTGGGCACCCATGGAAGATGTGACTTACAACCACCAGAATCAGCAGTGAGACAGTTTTCCAGCCTTGCCCTCTGGAAAACTGCAAACGCTCCAAGACGATCAATGTAACCATAATAAAACCTAACCACTCTGCACACTGCTCTAACACAAGCAGACAGAAACGCAGCCGACTTGAATCAGTGAATTCACTTAAGGCGCAGTTTTCAGTCATTATGTCAACCTCATTCATAATAACGCAGGATATTTAAAGTCTGGCTGTAAAAATTAAAGAACTTACTTGTGAAAGTTTTGGTCCGATGGCTATGTTTGAAAGGAAGCGCACTAGAAATTCCGTTATACTCGACCAGGGGTAGATACTATTCGATCCATCCAAGACAATTACAATATCCAACTCTTTAGCGCACTCTGAAATCAAACAAAACTGATTAATGTCATGATAAAACAGCGtagttaaaatgtttattatgtttGGGGTAATTTGTTAGgtcaaaaatgttaaaaactaGCAACTTTTTAAGCATTTGGATTTATTCTCCTGTCATTTATTCTACttctattttgagattttcttcaaacatttacaaacatgtgaGCGCGCTGTTGGGATGATCCATGGATGATAACAGGAATGTGAGAAAGAAAAGACAGCAGAGGCATAGACTGTTTACACTGGGCTGCTCTCTGCGCTGTTTCCTTCCAGGGAAACACAGAGCAGCCCCAgtaaactgtctccaaacttgGGCATATCGCGGAGCACCACCACGGCGGGCTGGGGTCACGCGTAAGTTTACATTAACGAGAACGAAGAAGGCTCTAATCTTTTGCACTACACAGAGAAGAGTCACGTCGTGGGGTCTTTGGGTGGAGCTAGCTGACAAGATCGTAATCTCCTATTCCTGAGACGCTTCATTTACGCTCCGGACGTCacatcctgctgctgctgctgtgattaGCGGGCTGTCACTGATGTTTTACCTTGCACACCGGGGGCAATGGAGCTCAGAATCTGGAAGGAAGAGCTGACGTTGGCGCAAACACCTGAGATGTACTGCTGCTGCCCGCACATGTACCCGTACTGAGGCCCACATGCCTGCAGACACaggaaatacaaatatatacatagATGCAACTGTATATGTAAGAAACAGACCCTTTGAAGTGTCCACACTGCATCTGAAGTAACAAATAATAACTttttctttatacatttttacatttttgagctATAAGCGTAAAGCACATGTCCTGAGTGAAGCATAAGTTTTAATTTCCTCTGTTTGGCTTCGATTGCAACAAGAGCGTTATGGAAATTGTTTGCTTTATTACAGACTGGCACTGTTGTGGTTTCTGTAATTGTccaacatgtttgtttttgtaattgtgaTGTGTTAATGTGTAAAGTAATGAAGTAATGGCATAAACAGTCCCGTAGCGCTGAAAGATCCGCTATACACAGCTGCAcacaatttaaatacatttattctgAAATGAGGCAATAAGTCACATTATAGGAAAAGTAAAAAGCGTCTCAGCTCCTCCTGTCACTTTTAATTAATGACAGTTTCATGAGATTGCAACAATAACACTGTTTTGGCCCACACGTACATGCTTCATACAATTATGCAACAGAGAGTTCACATGTACAGTACTTTCTCATAACCACAGTGGGAAAAGCCAAGTCCAAAGGTCCAGCAAACACTAAAAATACTCACGCTCTGCTTCTTCTTTTGTTATTGGCATGGAAAATATCAAttcaagtgcatttattttttcaaagcgCAAATTCCAACCTACCAGAAATCCTCCGTTGGGATTGGTCACTAGTGTGGTTCCCATGGTCATGTTCTCTTTGACTTCGTTTAGGTTGGGAACTGTTGTgttttctacaataaaaaatatggatgaataaacagaaaataaacccGGGGACAGAGGAACCACGGCTGgatgagtttgtgtttgtttcccAAAGGAGAAGACGGAGTTAAATCACATACATTCAAATATGAACTGCATTTCTTACTTTCCCAAGAGCAGCGAGGAATGGTGAGAttgcaacatcacatgacactTTAATTTTAACCACGCTCTGAATAAACCCCCGAGTGGATCCCCAGATGTTCAACTGTCATTGATTTCAATTAGACGCGAGTTATGACTTcagtttttgctaaaaataaagaaaaaacactgtaaatctaaAGTGTTTGCATTGTTTTTAGGCTGTGGGATGTACATACTACGCAGCCAGGACATATCTTATCACCTACTTCCTCGCGACCGCACTTCTCACACTTTGAATTGTTTTAAGGAAAGTCCTTTTCTCACTTGAATGCCCCTAATTTAAGCCGCTGTATGCACGCCAAATATGCAGTTCTCCGTACAACATGGAGACACGGTGGGAAATTGGCGGTTTATGATGAACCCAGACAGAACTCTGCTTTGACCGAGCTGCAGATAATACGCGCCTTGTCCTCGGTAAAACTCCCCTAAGAAGCTGAACAAATCTAATATATCTGACTATTCTCGTTGCCTTAAAGAGACCTCGGAGATTACATCGCAAAACGGCTCCTGTCTGCAAATGAACCGTGTTTTGGTTGGATGGACAATCTGAATTTCTGTCATGCGAACTTCAGTAGAGGCCAAGAAATGGTGCATCTTTATAACAACTACAccattagccttaataaaacataaagaaagACTTACTTCATGATGAACAAAGCGTTTATTAAGCGCTTAGTAACTCCTACTTCTTATTaaactattattatcattattatttaggtCTGTTCATGCTTCAAGGGTGGATTATTATAAAGTTTCACCAAAGAAAGcaaaaaataatgacaaaattatatgtttaatgtcTAAATCCACGCTCCAAACTGTTCTTTTTAGCTGCGCATATgcctgaaaagtttttattctccacttttcagttttaatgtgaattttaggatgattatttatgttttgttatgtttgttttgtgattttactgtctttactTCACTTACTTTgcgtgctatacaaataaacttgctttgcctattTCATTTGCCACAGATCttaaaaaatgtcagatttaatTTTGGATTAACTGTGTTCACGCATATTACGAAACTCTCATTGAGCGTTGTAATGGTTTTGGGCGAAATACAACCTACAATTGCTAAATAATTACCACAGATTTCACTCGATCCATTGTGGCCTGTGGCAACTGCTTTAGTTGAGTAAGtgtgcaaataaaacataattagacTGAGGAAAAAAGGGTCGCCTGATTACGCACGTCTCGTTAAATAGTGATGTTGTGTGCGTTTGTAGGTGACACAGGTGCTGACTCAGGCCTTCGCTTCGTGTCCGTGTTCTGTGATGGTAATGTGGCCGTCTTCATGGCTGCCCCTCCCTGTTGTTCTCTGGGATCTCTGGCTCCAGCTGCCAGGCTTAAGATACTCCCAGTGGAGCTTGTGCAGACTAAACTTGACGTTATAAGATTTGAGCTCTTCTATCTGACTCATCCCAGATAACAACAAAGAACTGCTAACTGCTGTTTTAAGGCCTTACTGTAAGCGCTCATTACGCAGAGGAACGGTCACTCCTACTCGCTGATAGGACCGAGATGTAAACGTTCTCGCTGACAAGTATTCATTTGAAAATCACAGCGAGCGGGCGAAACGCAAACGGGCAGATTTGTTGAAACAAACGTAGACAGAAGCAGTGGAGACAGTGACTGGCTGGACACGTGTTTATCttcttaattaaaatataattataaaagcCTTGTTTATTGGACTCACTTCCTGTTGAGTTGAGCCCCACTTCCTCAAACTAAATGACAAATTATGAAATGTTACGCACAAACACGTACAGTGAAAAGCTTGACTTACTTGGTAATTCTAGCttgatacatttattttctcCTTCCTGAACGGGGCACTTGTAGACGTCTCCTGTGCGCCTGGCTGGCTGTCCCGACAACGGCGACCCAATTAAAATCCTGGAAAAGGAAATATCCACATGAATTTTGTAACAAGCAAAAACACGGTTAATGGAGTTGTTGGCTGGAACTCGAGTAACCTCAACCACACTtgattaaaacaggtttaatTAGCCCGTTTAAGTTATATAAAATACACGGTCGCCACAATTGCCTGGTTTAAATAGATTTCATTATTCTATATAcgctgcctggacaaaaaaaaagtcacggtctggatttaactaagcaaataata contains:
- the itga1 gene encoding integrin alpha-1: MLDENRLFTLTLTVVALLACALCFNVDEKNGMSFTGGSLEDMFGYTVQQFENSEGKWILIGSPLSGQPARRTGDVYKCPVQEGENKCIKLELPKNTTVPNLNEVKENMTMGTTLVTNPNGGFLACGPQYGYMCGQQQYISGVCANVSSSFQILSSIAPGVQECAKELDIVIVLDGSNSIYPWSSITEFLVRFLSNIAIGPKLSQVGIVSYGETVTHNVNLSQFDNTADLVDFVKELPQQTGFKTMTFLGIDTARKEAFMPERGARPGVKKVMVTVTDGESHDFYNMKTVIADCQDDDIERFGIAVLGDYNRQNKSSEEVQKFIKEIESISSEPLHDHFFNVSDEFALLSIVDALGSRIFALEATTGNFTSSFEMEMSQTGFSAHTSKDGVLLGAVGAYDWNGTVVMQTSKGSIVPGKNSFYNAETEAGYEQLAGYIGYDVQSASTPDGVLYITGAPRYNHTGRVVIYRLDMDNNIDVSQILRGEQIGSYFGSVLQTVDVDKDSFTDLLLVGAPMYMGSEKDEQGQVYVYKINEDGRFEYEFTLKPINQSCCTAHSDACTNKNEPCGARFGTAIAAVSDLNLDGFNDVAIGAPLENDHKGAVYIYHGEGATLKEKYVQRIPAGGDGDKIKFFGQSIHGVMDLNGDGITDVTIGGLGGVSLFWSRDVAELHANMTFDPPKIRLQQAQYQCEHNGRKSVCVKTQVCFVYTIKSDNKDNKVDNEMFYNLTVDALRAKARASFLDKEGKSDRRIRRNFTISDGERKCLEETFMMSARLDFRDPLMVSLDFGLVNEDKGPVLDESLPRSINKTIPLVDCGSDERCITDLSLKAEPSVKTMVIKANKERIDVKINIKNSKDNAYNTKLMVSFTPNINYVKVEPEKDCSLNNTKVECAVGYPFLGSNVEENLEVKFEVNPAHIQNEIQINVTATSDSEELESTLYDNSAYFSIPVQYEAGLIFSVWPVDEHIIVKEGEQFAAVFNDTRMIGEEINITYTVEKTGDIKTPELDLRVTYPRLSPMSNNLLYLTDIKTSSKVKCNAAELINPEKLNPNSVKPNPKKETLGNFVVSCKNLPCASFICAIPEAKTSQVNVTFRVWKPTFITAEFSSLHMLVNATLGIKNSDLFVLSSTSRTRSVKIQISKETLGGIPFWIIIISILIGLLILALVIFILWKMGFFKRKPREFSKEDMMD